In the Pleuronectes platessa chromosome 8, fPlePla1.1, whole genome shotgun sequence genome, one interval contains:
- the LOC128445892 gene encoding serine protease 23: MMTPRESSRLTHLLLLLHLLLPLALSLLHPPHPPPVHVPTLVPHRPTPLTRSRFSSQAQLDFITHCNSSCLHRGEQDEQLSDKLAFETLYADGSRTLTTVDVEGEDDLEGDAQLLAHLSPSRGSRLKPRHKRVRRQIYGADGRFNIQGDNFLLDYPFSTAVRISTGCTGVLVSQQHILTAAHCVHDGKDYVKGARKLRVGFLIPPSINGTKADLTSGMKPLVRWVRVKRTRVPKGWIQGPQEVSMDFDYALLELRWPHRRPFMRLSVAPSSDDLAGNRIHFSGFDSDRPGELVYRFCPVEEESSDLIYQHCDARPGASGSGVYGRVWDNGLERWERKVIGIFSGHQWLEIDGENRDYNVAVRITPLKFAQICYWVHGNRLDCVQD; encoded by the coding sequence ATGATGACGCCACGTGAGAGCTCCCGcctcactcacctgctcctgctcctccatcttctcctccctctcgccCTGTCCCTCCTgcaccctcctcaccccccgCCGGTCCACGTCCCCACGCTGGTCCCTCACAGGCCGACGCCGCTCACCCGCTCTCGCTTCAGCTCTCAGGCTCAGCTGGACTTCATCACTCACTGCAACTCCAGCTGCCTCCACAGAGGAGAGCAGGACGAGCAGCTTTCTGACAAACTGGCGTTTGAGACCCTGTACGCCGACGGCTCCCGCACGCTCACCACTGTGGATGTGGAGGGCGAGGATGATCTTGAGGGTGATGCTCAACTACTTGCCCACCTGTCACCCAGCAGAGGATCCAGACTGAAGCCCAGGCACAAGCGTGTGAGGCGGCAGATCTATGGGGCTGATGGTCGTTTTAACATTCAGGGCGACAACTTCCTGTTGGATTACCCTTTCTCCACAGCCGTGCGGATCTCCACGGGCTGCACCGGCGTTCTTGTGTCTCAGCAGCACATACTCACAGCGGCCCACTGTGTGCATGATGGGAAGGATTATGTGAAAGGGGCGAGGAAGCTGAGGGTGGGCTTCCTGATCCCACCGTCTATCAATGGCACAAAAGCCGACCTCACTTCTGGCATGAAGCCTCTGGTCCGCTGGGTGAGGGTGAAACGCACCCGTGTGCCAAAGGGCTGGATCCAGGGCCCTCAGGAGGTCAGCATGGACTTTGATTACGCCCTGCTAGAGCTGCGCTGGCCTCACAGACGTCCCTTCATGCGCCTCTCTGTGGCCCCCTCCTCTGATGACCTGGCAGGGAATCGCATCCACTTCTCTGGCTTCGACAGCGACAGACCCGGGGAGCTGGTGTACAGATTTTGTCCAGTGGAAGAAGAGTCCAGTGACCTGATATACCAGCACTGTGACGCCCGACCTGGAGCCAGCGGCTCTGGAGTGTATGGAAGAGTTTGGGACAACGGCCTAGAGCGCTGGGAAAGGAAGGTGATCGGCATTTTCTCTGGACACCAGTGGCTCGAGATAGACGGGGAGAACCGGGATTACAATGTGGCCGTGCGCATCACTCCTCTGAAGTTTGCTCAAATCTGTTACTGGGTACACGGGAACAGACTAGACTGCGTCCAGGACTAA
- the cfl1 gene encoding cofilin-1, whose amino-acid sequence MASGVKVTDDVIAVFNDMKVRKAQANEEEKRKRKKAILFCLSKDLKSIVIDDEQEILQGDVGTKIQDPYSHFVNMLPTNDCRYALYDASFETKETKKEDLVFIFWAPDSAPLKSKMIYASSKDAIKRKFEGIKHEWQVNGLEDLKDRRTLAERLGGSSVVSLEGLPM is encoded by the exons ATG GCCTCTGGTGTGAAAGTCACGGATGATGTTATTGCCGTCTTCAATGATATGAAGGTGCGCAAGGCTCAGGcgaatgaggaggagaagaggaagaggaagaaggccATTTTGTTCTGCCTGAGCAAGGACCTCAAGAGCATTGTTATTGACGATGAACAAGAGATCCTGCAGGGGGACGTTGGAACAAAAATCCAGGACCCGTATTCGCACTTTGTGAACATGCTGCCCACAAACGACTGCCGCTACGCCCTGTATGATGCGTCCTTCGAGACCAAAGAAACAAAGAAGGAGGACCTGGTCTTCATCTTCTG GGCTCCAGACAGTGCCCCCTTGAAGAGCAAGATGATCTATGCCAGCTCAAAAGATGCTATCAAAAGGAAATTTGAAG GTATTAAGCACGAGTGGCAGGTGAACGGCTTGGAGGATCTCAAAGACCGGCGCACCCTGGCAGAAAGGCTTGGCGGCTCGTCAGTAGTCAGTCTGGAAGGATTACCTATGTAA
- the si:ch211-145o7.3 gene encoding forkhead box protein N2: MENSFQTLSPSSLCPTTFGGSLCPTTFGGFMTLSSSPLQTTCSGRISLPLSPISFPPSPISLSPATAESIFSSSPFSQCTASQCLELQNTEGLSPTNICDQDDLTCLSWLHQRGNLLPLQPLPKMTPLPQLEASTPTHPPPASSKPPYSFSSLIFMAIEESPDKRLPVKDIYEWIVNKFPYYRTATGGWRNSVRHNLSLSKSFCRIQRDKSQSVGKGSLWCVCPEYRPALLEVLRKTHSYHSTNSNLLNKPALLEGADYVVPAVCDNIEISDTLCHTLLLSMASPSSPTLTTDDPNFGENPSCPLTPDHEELVTMESMEYQHEEICEEMEKDPLSDSGYIELHYYQSQQFQYLVLPDDTELDLETVEILQLDAEAQEAAGSLLDLAGGVY, from the exons atggagaatagCTTTCAAACACTTTCACCCTCATCCCTGTGTCCCACCACCTTTGGAGGGTCCCTGTGTCCCACCACCTTTGGAGGGTTCATGACCCTCTCCTCCTCGCCGCTGCAGACAACTTGCAGCGGCCGTATTTCGCTCCCACTTTCACCCATTTCTTTCCCCCCGTCCCCCATCTCACTTTCTCCAGCGACAGCAGagtccatcttctcctcctcccctttctcACAGTGCACAGCGTCTCAGTGCCTTGAACTACAAAACACAGAGGGCCTCAGCCCTACAAACATATGTGACCAGGATGACCTGACCTGCCTCAGCTGGCTGCATCAGAGAGGCAACCTGCTGCCACTGCAGCCCCTTCCCAAAATGACACCATTGCCTCAGCTAGAGGCCTCCACACCGacccatcctcctcctgcctcgTCCAAGCCACCATACTCCTTCAGTAGTCTGATTTTCATGGCAATCGAAGAGTCGCCAGACAAGAGACTTCCAGTTAAGGACATCTACGAATGGATTGTAAACAAGTTCCCCTACTACAGGACAGCCACTGGAGGCTGGAGGAACTCTGTTAGACACAACCTGTCGCTAAGCAAGAGCTTCTGTCGCATTCAGAGGGACAAGAGCCAG tccGTGGGGAAGGGATCGCTGTGGTGTGTTTGTCCCGAGTATCGGCCGGCGCTCCTCGAGGTGCTTAGGAAGACCCACAGTTATCACAGCACTAACAGCAATCTGCTAAACAAGCCTGCACT GTTGGAAGGAGCTGACTATGTGGTGCCTGCAGTCTGTGACAATATTGAAATCTCAG atACTCTGTGTCACACGCTCCTCCTCTCAATGGCCTCACCCTCTTCCCCAACCCTGACCACTGATGATCCAAATTTTGGTGAAAACCCTTCGTGCCCTTTAACACCGGACCATGAGGAGCTTGTCACCATGGAGTCGATGGAGTACCAGCATGAGGAGATCTGCGAGGAGATGGAAAAGGACCCCCTGTCCGACAGCGGCTACATCGAGTTACACTACTACCAGTCTCAACAGTTCCAGTACCTGGTGCTGCCTGATGACACCGAGCTGGACCTGGAGACAGTGGAGATCCTTCAGCTGGATGCAGAGGCCCAGGAGGCCGCTGGCTCACTGCTGGACCTGGCTGGTGGTGTATATTAA
- the atl3 gene encoding atlastin-3, whose protein sequence is MRGEPRPVQIVTVSKDDHSFGLDTKALAEILLAPEVRDKHVVVLSVAGAFRKGKSFLLDFMIRYMHRKGDENWLGEEDEPLTGFSWRGGSEPETTGIQLWSEVFLVPKSDGTEVAVLLMDTQGAFDDQSTVKDCATIFALSTMTSSVQIYNLSQNIQEDDLQQLQLFTEYGRLALDEIFQKPFQSLMFLIRDWSFPYEYTYGFKGGNEFLDKRLQVKEAQHEELQTVRDHIHSCFTKISCFLLPHPGLKVATHPSFEGQLRDVAPEFRDQLKSLIPKLLNPDHLAEKEINGNKVTCMGLLEFFKAYIKIYQGEDLPQPKTMLMATAEANNLAAVATAKEQYYKSMEKVCGGDLPYVAPESLEEKHVFNSREALHSFSSTKKMGGQEFCDKYQSQLENELTEMWQSYCKHNQSKNLFSAFRTPAVLFVLVCLLYIVSGVLLFVGLSTFALVCDCTLGVVMMSMLTWAFIRYSGRYGHVGGAIDQAAGVVLEQATVVLNKSRGAVPVDVKKSS, encoded by the exons ATGAGGGGTGAACCACGTCCCGTTCAGATCGTCACTGTGTCTAAGGACGACCACTCGTTTGGGTTGGACACCAAGGCTCTGGCTGAGATTCTGTTGGCTCCTGAGGTTCGAGACAAACATGTGGTGGTGCTGTCGGTGGCCGGAGCCTTCCGGAAAGGAAAGAGCTTCCTGCTGGACTTCATGATCCGTTACATGCACAGGAAG GGAGACGAGAACTGGctgggtgaggaggatgagccGCTGACTGGATTCTCCTGGAGAGGGGGATCAGAACCAGAGACGACAGGCATCCAGCTGTGGAGTGAAGTTTTCCTCGTCCCAAAGAGCGACGGaacagag GTGGCGGTGCTGTTGATGGACACTCAGGGAGCCTTCGATGATCAGTCCACAGTGAAGGACTGTGCCACCATCTTTGCCCTCAGCACCATGACCAGCTCAGTACAG ATCTACAACCTCTCACAGAACATTCAAGAGGACGACCTGCAGCAGCTACAG CTGTTCACGGAGTATGGTCGTCTTGCTTTGGATGAAATCTTCCAGAAACCCTTTCAG tcactGATGTTTCTTATCAGGGACTGGAGTTTTCCCTATGAATACACCTACGGGTTTAAAGGAGGCAACGAGTTCCTCGATAAACGTTTGCAG gttAAGGAGGCCCAACACGAGGAGCTGCAAACAGTGAGGGATCACATACATTCATGTTTCACCAAAATTTCCTGCTTCCTGTTGCCTCACCCTGGGCTGAAGGTCGCCACCCACCCCTCCTTTGAGGGACAACTTCGCG ATGTGGCGCCAGAGTTCCGAGATCAGCTGAAGAGTCTGATTCCTAAACTGCTGAATCCAGATCATCTGGCTGAGAAAGAGATAAACGGAAACAAGGTCACCTGCATGGGCCTGCTCGAGTTCTTCAAG GCTTACATCAAGATTTACCAGGGTGAAGATTTACCACAGCCAAAGACGATGCTCATG GCCACAGCAGAGGCCAACAACCTGGCAGCTGTAGCCACAGCCAAAGAGCAGTATTACAAGAGCATGGAGAAG GTGTGTGGGGGAGACCTGCCCTACGTGGCTCCTGAGTCTCTGGAGGAAAAGCATGTGTTTAACTCCCGAGAGGCTCTTCACTCCTTCTCATCCACTAAGAAAATGGGCGGACAGGAGTTCTGCGATAAATACCAGTCACAGCTGGAAAATGAGCTGACGGAGATGTGGCAGTCTTACTGCAAACACAATCAG TCAAAAAATCTCTTCAGTGCCTTCCGGACGCCTGCAGTGCTGTTTGTCCTGGTGTGCCTCCTCTACATAGTGTCGGGTGTGCTCCTCTTTGTTGGCCTGTCTACCTTCGCTTTGGTGTGTGACTGTACTCTGGGCGTGGTCATGATGTCCATGCTGACGTGGGCCTTCATCCGCTACTCTGGTCGGTACGGGCATGTGGGCGGAGCCATCGACCAGGCTGCAGGTGTCGTTCTGGAGCAG GCGACCGTGGTGTTGAACAAGTCGAGGGGGGCGGTTCCTGTCGATGTGAAGAAATCCAGTTAG
- the yif1a gene encoding protein YIF1A — MDLPHHVYQAAPKQRGRAGPPTVLFEDTSSGAPAMRTPGYNMAGPANEMQGDPAGNNLFTDPMANAAMMYGSSLANTGKDMVNKEFSRFVSVNKLKYFFAVDTRYVLKKLMILLFPYTHQDWEVRYHRDTPLTPRQDVNAPDLYIPTMAFITYILLTGMALGIQQRFSPEVLGLCASTALVWIIIEVLVMLLSLYLLTVHSDLSTFDLIAYSGYKYVGMIFTVLCGLLFGSDGYYVALAWSSCALMFFIVRSLKMKILPSISHDTMGTGPSNKPQFRLYITVATAVFQPIIIYWLTSHLVR, encoded by the exons ATGGACTTGCCACATCATGTTTACCAAGCAGCAC CTAAACAGAGAGGTCGGGCAGGTCCCCCAACAGTCCTGTTTGAGGACACCAGCTCTGGAGCCCCAGCGATGAGAACTCCGGGCTACAATATGGCGGGACCTGCAAATGAGATGCAAGGAGATCCTGCAGGGAACAACCTGTTTACTGACCCAATGGCCAATGCTGCAATGATGTACGGCTCCTCCTTAGCCAACACGGGAAAGGATATGGTGAACAAAGAG TTCAGCAGGTTCGTGTCTGTGAACAAGCTGAAATACTTCTTTGCCGTTGATACCAGATACGTACTGAAGAAACTTATGATCCTCCTGTTCCCGTACACACACCAG gaCTGGGAAGTTCGATACCATCGAGACACTCCACTGACTCCAAGACAAGATGTAAATGCCCCTGATCTTTACATCCCAA CAATGGCTTTCATTACCTACATTTTACTTACTGGAATGGCCCTCGGCATTCAGCAAAG GTTCAGTCCAGAGGTTCTTGGGCTGTGTGCCAGCACTGCCCTCGTGTGGATCATCATCGAGGTGCTGGTGATGCTGCTCAGTTTGTACCTTCTGACGGTGCACAGCGACCTGTCCACCTTCGACCTCATCGCCTACAGTGGATACAAATATGTCGG gatGATCTTCACTGTGTTGTGTGGATTACTGTTTGGGAGTGATGGATATTATGTGGCCCTTGCCTGGTCCTCTTGTGCCCTCATGTTCTTCATA GTTCGATCTCTGAAAATGAAGATACTTCCCTCTATCTCCCACGACACCATGGGAACTGGACCAAGCAACAAACCCCAGTTCCGCCTTTATATCACTGTGGCCACCGCAGTCTTTCAGCCAATCATTATTTACTGGTTAACCTCTCACTTGGTCAGGTGA